A genomic region of Trichothermofontia sichuanensis B231 contains the following coding sequences:
- the rph gene encoding ribonuclease PH codes for MPMPRRRAHDRAPNQLRPIRFQRHFTRFAAGSVLAHCGQTQVLCTATVQPEVPPFLAGTGQGWLTAEYRLLPAATPQRQAREWTKLSGRTQEIQRLIGRSLRSALDLTALGERTITIDADVLQADAGTRTTAITGGFVALVDAIATLLQTGELTTSPLRHQVAAISVGLVGGEVLLDLDYPEDVAATVDFNVVMNQDLHLIEVQGTAESGSFTRSQLQAMLDLAEGGIQQLFGYQRQALVDDPRVVHLLPAYGQGTD; via the coding sequence ATGCCGATGCCCCGACGCCGTGCCCACGATCGCGCCCCCAATCAACTGCGTCCCATTCGCTTTCAGCGTCACTTCACGCGCTTTGCGGCGGGGTCGGTGCTAGCCCACTGTGGACAAACCCAGGTCCTCTGTACGGCAACGGTCCAACCCGAAGTTCCCCCATTTCTGGCGGGTACGGGGCAAGGTTGGCTGACAGCGGAATATCGGCTGCTCCCGGCGGCAACCCCCCAACGGCAAGCCCGCGAATGGACTAAACTCTCCGGTCGCACCCAGGAAATTCAACGGCTGATTGGCCGATCGCTGCGATCGGCGCTGGATCTGACGGCCCTGGGGGAGCGGACGATCACGATCGATGCCGACGTGTTGCAAGCGGATGCGGGCACCCGGACGACGGCGATTACGGGTGGGTTTGTGGCCCTGGTGGATGCGATCGCCACTCTGCTGCAGACGGGCGAACTCACCACGTCACCCCTGCGTCACCAGGTCGCCGCGATTTCGGTGGGCTTGGTCGGGGGGGAGGTGTTGCTCGACCTGGACTACCCGGAGGATGTGGCGGCAACGGTGGATTTTAATGTGGTGATGAACCAGGATTTACATCTGATTGAGGTTCAGGGGACGGCTGAATCGGGGAGCTTTACGCGATCGCAGTTACAGGCAATGCTGGACTTGGCAGAGGGAGGGATTCAGCAATTGTTTGGGTATCAACGTCAGGCTCTAGTTGATGATCCGCGTGTGGTGCACCTCCTGCCCGCATACGGCCAGGGGACGGATTAG
- a CDS encoding class I SAM-dependent methyltransferase: MANQWTSAAHALDYLRRADTIPHRTEGEAVLLEQVPKTVQRILDLGTGNGRLLSLLKLDRPQATCFALDFSPTMLQAARKTFAQDPQVTVIEHNFEQPLPDLGPFDAIVSSFAIHHVSHDRKRTLYQEIYDRLTPNGIFCNLEHVASPTPRLHERFMTAIGYRVEDEDPSNQLLDVETQLNWLRQIGFIDVDCYWKWLEMALLVGIKP, encoded by the coding sequence ATGGCCAACCAGTGGACTTCCGCCGCCCATGCCCTCGATTATCTGCGTCGAGCCGATACAATCCCCCACCGTACTGAGGGAGAAGCTGTCCTGCTAGAGCAAGTCCCTAAAACTGTACAGCGCATTCTCGATCTTGGTACTGGGAACGGTCGCTTGCTCTCCCTGTTGAAACTCGATCGCCCCCAGGCCACCTGCTTCGCCCTTGATTTTTCCCCCACCATGCTCCAGGCGGCGCGGAAGACCTTTGCCCAAGACCCGCAGGTCACGGTCATTGAGCACAATTTTGAGCAGCCATTACCGGACTTAGGGCCATTCGATGCGATCGTCTCCAGTTTCGCCATTCACCATGTCAGCCACGATCGCAAACGCACGCTCTATCAAGAAATCTACGATCGCCTCACCCCTAACGGCATTTTTTGTAACCTAGAGCACGTTGCTTCGCCCACACCCCGACTGCATGAACGCTTTATGACCGCGATCGGCTACCGCGTTGAGGACGAAGATCCCTCCAACCAATTGCTAGATGTGGAAACCCAATTAAACTGGTTGCGACAAATTGGTTTTATCGATGTGGATTGCTATTGGAAATGGTTAGAAATGGCCCTCCTAGTTGGTATTAAACCCTAG
- a CDS encoding urease accessory protein UreH domain-containing protein, with amino-acid sequence MTIDLLLIAGLGFLGSFGHCLGMCGPLTLAFSLAQPVTATKAGPPWRFHLLLNLGRIASYALVGASIGGLGSVLVASGQMAGVGSLFRQGMAIVTGLLLIWFGLGQINPHGLPPVPFLNPMAQAALHDRLQRGLQRLSLNPHAWTPLFLGLVWGLMPCGFLYAAQLKAAETANLWRGGATLLAFGLGTLPMMLGVGTATAWLSRDRRSQLFRLGGGLTLTIGVLTLLRRGDMVDYTGHAALGCLWLALIARPLSRLWPAGLGVRRVFGVGAFILALAHMAHMVTMGWNLAALPFLVPTLQVGGWAGVAALVLMIPLALTSFDCAQASLGRHWRSLHLLSVPIFLLAVTHTLLLGSRYLGSFTPSAWNWLAAGLLATLTGLTLLLRWRWFWSLLSLERFYASPK; translated from the coding sequence ATGACTATAGATTTATTACTGATTGCGGGTTTAGGGTTCCTGGGCAGCTTTGGTCACTGCTTGGGGATGTGTGGTCCCCTAACGTTGGCGTTTTCCCTCGCCCAGCCAGTTACGGCGACCAAGGCAGGGCCACCCTGGCGCTTTCACCTGCTCCTAAATCTGGGGCGTATCGCTAGCTATGCCCTGGTCGGTGCCAGTATTGGTGGGCTTGGATCAGTGCTGGTGGCCAGTGGTCAGATGGCGGGTGTGGGGAGTCTCTTCCGGCAAGGCATGGCGATCGTTACCGGCTTGCTGCTGATTTGGTTTGGCCTTGGGCAAATTAACCCCCACGGCTTACCCCCGGTTCCATTTCTGAACCCAATGGCCCAGGCGGCATTGCACGATCGCCTCCAGCGGGGCCTCCAACGCCTTTCCCTAAACCCCCACGCTTGGACCCCGCTTTTTCTGGGCTTAGTTTGGGGGCTGATGCCCTGCGGCTTTCTCTACGCGGCCCAACTGAAGGCGGCGGAAACGGCTAACCTCTGGCGGGGAGGTGCAACCCTGTTGGCGTTTGGCCTCGGTACCCTGCCGATGATGTTGGGGGTGGGCACTGCAACTGCATGGCTCAGCCGCGATCGCCGCAGTCAACTGTTTCGCCTGGGGGGCGGGTTAACGTTAACGATCGGCGTCCTCACGCTCCTGCGCAGGGGTGACATGGTGGACTATACCGGCCATGCTGCCCTCGGCTGCCTGTGGCTGGCGCTGATTGCCCGTCCCCTCAGTCGGCTGTGGCCTGCCGGCCTGGGGGTTCGGCGTGTCTTCGGGGTGGGGGCGTTTATCCTGGCGCTGGCCCACATGGCCCACATGGTGACGATGGGGTGGAATCTAGCGGCGTTGCCCTTCCTGGTGCCGACGCTCCAGGTGGGGGGCTGGGCGGGGGTGGCGGCCCTGGTCCTAATGATTCCCCTCGCCCTGACCAGTTTTGACTGCGCACAAGCATCCCTTGGCCGTCATTGGCGATCGCTGCATTTACTCAGTGTGCCGATCTTCCTGCTGGCGGTTACCCACACCCTTCTCCTCGGCAGCCGGTATTTGGGCAGCTTTACCCCATCGGCCTGGAACTGGTTGGCGGCTGGTCTCTTAGCCACCCTGACGGGCCTCACCCTGCTGCTGCGGTGGCGGTGGTTCTGGTCCCTGTTATCGTTAGAACGGTTTTATGCGTCTCCTAAGTAG
- a CDS encoding NACHT domain-containing protein: MTPGPPSPPHPLRQQLLLSLRQDLDDRLSYSLHQGVWREAIRGPLPELPARLWNIEVKLRQAPRFPLTQAMGLLGVLAQAEGKLMVLGGAGTGKTSTLIDLAHQLWSIAQTSVTAPVPLYLSLRDWRQPSAIAPWLVEQLHRRYQIPPPIGHLWLQQHQFLPLLDDLDRLPLGHQEYCLQALNQFLASYPRLVVATSLEAYTRCQTRLSLNGGMLLRSLTNEQIDAYLNHTESLELHRSLAADPALLGLAKNALLLNMMILATDEILIRAWRGLSTFDDRRHYLISAYVRSRLRRNPHDPWYPRNQEPLAEQTKRWLHWLAHYLHSQQLADFRIEDLQPSVLAKTQSRWTYAIGVGLLEGIILGGSFGLLSRQVPLLTLGLAIGLASTPLHLWQQVDRQIQPQAPIFNLLNRHWASHTSVIIGTIILVSAIVGWLLQTLGQGSSNGVITGLTLLLSLGLICLTPWGLKALTQRWRPTPLSPLPTAVQATQNASLLTCLGIVISSGLWFWMGLPLAQYAVLSICLGLLLGMAAGGEACIQHGVLRFLLWSQGHIPWNYRRFLNYASDRLLLQRHQNRYEFIHALLQNYFAQSR; the protein is encoded by the coding sequence GTGACCCCCGGCCCTCCTTCCCCACCCCATCCGCTGCGGCAGCAACTGCTGCTGAGTCTGAGACAAGACCTAGACGATCGTCTCAGCTATTCTTTGCATCAGGGGGTTTGGCGGGAAGCCATCCGGGGGCCGCTGCCGGAGTTGCCAGCGCGATTGTGGAATATCGAAGTCAAACTACGTCAGGCTCCCCGGTTTCCCCTCACGCAAGCAATGGGGCTATTGGGTGTCCTGGCCCAAGCGGAGGGCAAACTGATGGTGCTGGGTGGAGCGGGGACGGGTAAAACAAGTACCCTGATCGACCTAGCCCACCAGTTATGGTCGATCGCTCAAACCAGCGTCACAGCCCCCGTCCCCCTTTACCTATCCCTGCGGGACTGGCGACAACCCAGCGCGATCGCCCCCTGGTTGGTCGAACAATTACACCGACGTTACCAGATTCCGCCGCCTATCGGCCATCTGTGGCTACAGCAACATCAGTTTCTCCCCTTGCTGGATGATCTCGATCGTCTACCCCTCGGTCATCAGGAATACTGTCTCCAAGCCCTCAACCAGTTTCTCGCCAGCTATCCCCGGCTAGTCGTGGCCACCTCGCTGGAAGCCTATACCCGCTGTCAAACTCGGCTGAGCCTGAATGGGGGGATGCTGCTGCGTTCCCTCACCAATGAACAAATCGACGCGTACCTCAACCATACCGAAAGTCTAGAATTACATCGAAGTCTGGCCGCCGATCCGGCCCTGCTCGGTTTAGCCAAAAATGCCCTCCTGCTCAATATGATGATTCTGGCAACGGATGAAATTCTGATCCGGGCCTGGCGGGGGCTGAGTACGTTTGACGATCGCCGTCACTACCTGATCAGTGCCTACGTGCGCAGTCGCCTGCGCCGCAATCCTCACGATCCCTGGTATCCCCGCAACCAGGAACCCCTGGCAGAGCAAACGAAACGCTGGCTCCACTGGCTGGCCCACTACCTCCACAGTCAGCAGTTGGCAGACTTCCGGATTGAAGATCTCCAACCCAGTGTTCTGGCCAAAACCCAGAGCCGCTGGACCTATGCGATCGGGGTGGGCCTCCTGGAAGGCATCATCCTCGGCGGCAGCTTTGGCCTGCTGTCTCGCCAAGTACCCCTCTTAACCCTCGGCCTCGCGATCGGACTGGCTAGCACCCCTCTCCACCTTTGGCAACAAGTTGATCGGCAGATCCAACCCCAAGCCCCTATTTTCAACCTGTTGAACCGCCACTGGGCCAGCCACACCAGCGTCATTATCGGGACGATTATCCTGGTGAGCGCGATCGTCGGTTGGCTGCTGCAAACCCTCGGCCAGGGTTCCTCGAACGGGGTGATCACCGGTCTCACCCTCCTCCTCAGCCTGGGGTTAATTTGCCTCACCCCTTGGGGCCTCAAGGCCCTCACCCAGCGCTGGCGACCTACCCCACTGTCCCCCCTGCCGACGGCGGTACAAGCGACGCAAAATGCCAGTCTCCTGACCTGCTTGGGGATTGTTATCTCCAGTGGCCTGTGGTTCTGGATGGGCCTGCCCCTGGCCCAGTACGCTGTCTTGAGTATCTGTCTGGGACTGCTCTTAGGCATGGCCGCTGGCGGCGAAGCCTGTATCCAGCATGGTGTGCTGCGCTTCCTGCTCTGGAGCCAAGGCCATATTCCCTGGAACTATCGTCGCTTTCTGAACTACGCCAGCGATCGCCTGCTCCTGCAACGGCACCAAAACCGCTATGAATTCATCCATGCCTTGTTACAAAATTATTTCGCCCAGAGCCGATAA
- a CDS encoding SRPBCC family protein: MFDLPNYLSHLLERKSRRIRYSLVKKYRVISSASVEDLWQTIANLADVSWHPLLWRTSLPKGLMAKPGLFYRAVTRLFPVPVRIFVERVRPGELLSLRVLGAWGIEEQATYQVEPSQEGNYVSYRVTLRGWLSPLIWSLIRPHAARVAAQLAQAAEQAKLQAVGHPPHPQERNCFDW, translated from the coding sequence ATGTTTGACTTGCCTAACTACCTATCGCACTTGCTAGAACGCAAGAGTCGTCGTATCCGTTACTCACTCGTCAAGAAATACCGGGTGATCAGTTCCGCGTCCGTGGAGGATCTCTGGCAAACGATCGCCAACCTGGCGGATGTCTCCTGGCACCCCCTCCTCTGGCGGACCAGCCTGCCCAAAGGCCTTATGGCCAAACCGGGCCTTTTCTACCGTGCCGTTACCCGTCTCTTCCCAGTTCCTGTGCGCATCTTTGTTGAGCGGGTTCGTCCGGGGGAATTACTCAGCCTGCGGGTCCTAGGAGCCTGGGGCATCGAAGAACAGGCCACCTATCAGGTGGAACCCAGTCAAGAGGGCAACTATGTTTCCTACCGGGTTACCCTGCGGGGCTGGCTCTCGCCTCTGATTTGGTCGCTGATTCGCCCCCATGCGGCACGGGTAGCTGCGCAATTAGCCCAGGCTGCTGAGCAAGCCAAGCTCCAGGCTGTTGGCCACCCCCCCCATCCTCAGGAACGTAATTGCTTCGACTGGTAG
- a CDS encoding sensor histidine kinase — MSEDLRSEVAALRAEKQALEQQLQACQQRLHEAEAEHQATTAHYQQAWQQLTFLLENLPLATIVWDAEFRVQRWSPQAEKMFGWQATEVVGKTMYDWPFIFEADVEQVTVHAQTLLRTGGAGICQNRNYRKDGQVIYCEWFSSVLLDEAGELVLFLSLTKDISDLKRLEAALRTQAQREKTLNSVIRSIRNSLDLNHIFQTTVTEVGKFLQVDYVIVHELNAERKIWQPIAEYRQQSSLVSFFELDIPDFNNPIAAQLKKGHLVCINDSTILTDEVNRQIGALFPGAWLIIPIQVAAYPLTTIALVKRGKDQRWSEAEIELATAIADQLAVAMQQAVLLQDLQSELKQRQKAEQALQQLNQSLAAEVRAQTMKLQVALAAVKMGIWEWDMTTNQDYWSPETYEILGLQTDDRGYILNSAGEVIDTNAHPELFFRYVHPDDRDQVKQTEAEAIAQKMPFEVECRLLLDNGQMRWVYERGACTFNEQGEAIKMVGIIMDVSDRKQAEQALQESEARYRAIVEDQTEMIARFAADSTMLFANEAYCRYFGLSLEDLIGKSYKPVIYEADRERITQELKVLSVDQPMVVTENRVYNAQGEIRWTQWVNRLLPNASGDMVEIQSVGRDIHQLKETEIQLRQVRDRLQYLITHCPAAIFTCEPSGTYGTTYISENITAILGYHARQFLEDPNFWADHIHPDDRDTILAKIPQIFEHGFHQHEFRFLHADGTYRWLYEHLNLILDEHGQPLEFIGYLIDISDRKAIEEQLHRTEERFRIAQELSLDAFTLLECVRDEQGKIIDFVWTYANPKACEILKQPLDNLIGHRLLSVLPGNRENSELFERYVQVVETGQPHDIELFYESEGISGWFRNMTVKLEDGIAVFFSDITERKQTEAALRKSEARLKEAQRVAHVGDWEFDVLTGKITWSDEVFRIFGWSPTEPAPTYEQLSQSFPPAERERHDRIVAQILATGEPYNEDFLINRPDGSIAWMSVKGHGVKDEQGRVVRLFGTTMDISDRKATEAKLQQAIQELEQLNRLKDDFLSTVSHELRTPITNMKLSLRMLDISMAQPESPQRNQKIAQYLTVLNRECEREINLINDLLDLQRLEAGKHQGEVQVLCITDWLSEFIRPFQERANARRQALRVDCVTLDRDSTITCEVDSLERIVSELINNACKYTPPEQAIVITSRITDDRWHLSVTNYGVEIPSGELPKIFERFYRIPSHDPWKQGGTGLGLALVKKLVEYLGGTIQVASGGNQTSFHLSLPRSPIAPPSLSSPDAKN; from the coding sequence GTGTCGGAGGATCTACGATCGGAGGTGGCAGCATTACGGGCCGAGAAGCAAGCACTAGAGCAACAGTTGCAAGCTTGTCAGCAACGACTACACGAGGCCGAGGCTGAGCACCAGGCTACCACAGCCCACTATCAACAAGCTTGGCAACAATTGACCTTTCTGCTGGAGAATTTGCCCCTCGCCACGATCGTTTGGGATGCGGAGTTTCGCGTGCAACGCTGGTCACCTCAGGCCGAAAAAATGTTTGGTTGGCAGGCAACGGAGGTGGTGGGCAAAACCATGTACGACTGGCCCTTCATTTTTGAAGCTGATGTCGAGCAGGTCACGGTCCATGCACAAACCTTACTACGCACCGGGGGAGCAGGAATTTGTCAGAACCGTAACTATCGTAAGGATGGTCAGGTTATTTACTGCGAATGGTTTAGTTCAGTTTTGCTCGATGAAGCAGGAGAGCTAGTTCTATTCCTTTCCTTAACTAAAGATATTAGTGATCTCAAACGTCTGGAAGCTGCCTTACGAACCCAGGCTCAGCGAGAAAAAACACTCAATTCGGTTATCCGGTCAATCCGAAATTCCTTAGATCTCAATCATATTTTTCAAACAACCGTTACTGAGGTAGGCAAATTTTTGCAAGTTGATTATGTGATCGTTCACGAGCTAAATGCGGAGCGAAAAATTTGGCAGCCGATCGCTGAATATCGCCAACAATCTTCTCTTGTCAGTTTTTTCGAGTTGGATATCCCCGATTTTAATAATCCGATCGCGGCGCAACTTAAGAAGGGACACTTGGTTTGTATTAATGATTCAACTATTTTAACAGATGAGGTCAACCGCCAGATTGGTGCTTTGTTTCCAGGAGCTTGGTTGATTATACCGATCCAGGTAGCGGCTTATCCCCTCACTACGATCGCCCTAGTGAAAAGAGGGAAAGATCAGAGGTGGTCAGAAGCTGAGATTGAGCTAGCAACCGCGATTGCCGATCAACTGGCGGTAGCGATGCAGCAAGCCGTTCTTTTACAAGACCTACAGTCCGAGTTAAAGCAACGTCAAAAAGCTGAGCAGGCTTTACAACAACTTAACCAGTCATTGGCGGCAGAGGTACGGGCCCAAACAATGAAACTACAAGTGGCCTTGGCTGCGGTCAAGATGGGCATTTGGGAATGGGATATGACCACGAATCAGGATTACTGGTCCCCCGAAACCTACGAAATCCTAGGTTTACAGACCGACGATCGGGGGTATATTCTCAATAGCGCTGGGGAAGTGATTGATACCAATGCCCATCCCGAATTATTTTTTAGATATGTCCATCCCGACGATCGCGATCAGGTGAAACAAACAGAAGCAGAAGCTATTGCCCAGAAGATGCCCTTTGAGGTTGAGTGCCGTTTATTACTGGATAATGGCCAAATGCGTTGGGTGTATGAACGGGGAGCCTGCACCTTTAATGAACAAGGGGAGGCGATCAAAATGGTGGGCATCATTATGGATGTGAGCGATCGCAAACAAGCAGAACAGGCCCTTCAAGAAAGTGAGGCTCGCTATCGTGCGATCGTTGAAGATCAGACTGAAATGATTGCTCGTTTTGCCGCAGACAGTACCATGCTCTTTGCCAATGAAGCCTATTGTCGTTATTTTGGTCTATCACTAGAAGACCTCATTGGCAAGAGTTATAAGCCCGTGATTTATGAGGCAGATCGGGAACGCATTACCCAAGAGTTAAAAGTGTTAAGTGTTGATCAACCAATGGTCGTCACTGAAAATCGAGTTTACAATGCCCAGGGGGAAATTCGCTGGACACAATGGGTGAATCGCTTACTCCCTAATGCCAGCGGTGACATGGTTGAGATTCAGTCAGTCGGTCGTGATATTCATCAGTTAAAGGAAACTGAAATTCAGTTACGTCAGGTGCGCGATCGCTTGCAATACCTAATCACGCACTGTCCAGCCGCCATTTTTACCTGTGAACCTTCCGGAACCTATGGTACAACCTATATTAGCGAGAATATTACGGCGATTTTGGGGTATCATGCCCGTCAATTCCTAGAAGATCCCAATTTTTGGGCTGATCATATCCACCCTGACGATCGTGATACCATTCTTGCAAAAATTCCGCAAATTTTTGAACATGGATTTCATCAACATGAGTTCCGATTTCTTCACGCAGATGGTACCTATCGCTGGCTTTATGAACACCTCAATCTGATTCTTGATGAGCATGGACAACCGTTAGAGTTCATTGGTTATTTAATTGATATTAGCGATCGTAAAGCGATCGAAGAGCAGTTACATCGTACAGAAGAGCGCTTTCGCATTGCCCAAGAACTTTCCTTAGATGCTTTTACCTTACTTGAATGTGTTCGTGATGAGCAGGGTAAAATTATTGACTTTGTGTGGACCTATGCTAATCCGAAAGCTTGTGAGATCTTAAAGCAACCTTTAGATAATCTCATTGGTCATCGTCTCCTGAGCGTCTTACCTGGCAATCGGGAAAATAGTGAGCTATTCGAGCGTTACGTACAAGTTGTAGAGACCGGTCAACCCCATGATATTGAACTCTTTTATGAATCGGAAGGAATTTCGGGTTGGTTTCGGAATATGACGGTCAAGCTAGAAGATGGGATTGCCGTTTTCTTTAGCGATATTACCGAGCGGAAGCAGACAGAAGCCGCCCTGCGTAAGAGTGAAGCTCGACTCAAGGAAGCACAACGGGTTGCCCATGTGGGGGATTGGGAATTTGATGTTCTCACTGGTAAGATTACCTGGTCCGACGAAGTCTTTCGCATCTTTGGTTGGTCACCCACAGAACCTGCTCCCACCTATGAACAACTGTCTCAAAGTTTTCCGCCTGCCGAGCGCGAACGCCACGATCGCATCGTCGCCCAGATCCTGGCTACGGGCGAACCCTATAATGAAGATTTTCTGATCAATCGCCCCGATGGTTCAATTGCCTGGATGTCAGTCAAAGGGCATGGGGTCAAAGACGAGCAAGGCCGCGTGGTTCGACTGTTTGGTACCACGATGGATATTAGCGATCGCAAAGCTACAGAAGCAAAACTCCAGCAGGCTATTCAAGAACTGGAACAGCTTAACCGCCTGAAAGATGATTTTTTAAGTACGGTTTCCCACGAACTGCGCACCCCCATTACTAATATGAAACTCTCGCTGCGGATGTTGGATATTAGTATGGCGCAACCTGAATCACCCCAACGCAATCAGAAAATTGCTCAATACCTGACTGTTCTCAACCGTGAATGTGAACGCGAAATCAACCTGATCAATGATCTGCTGGATCTCCAGCGGTTAGAAGCGGGTAAACACCAGGGAGAAGTTCAAGTTTTATGTATTACTGACTGGTTATCGGAGTTTATTCGTCCCTTCCAGGAACGCGCTAATGCCCGTCGGCAAGCGTTGAGAGTAGACTGTGTAACTCTGGATCGGGATTCTACCATTACCTGCGAGGTCGATAGTCTGGAGCGGATTGTCAGCGAACTGATTAATAACGCTTGTAAATATACCCCGCCTGAACAGGCGATTGTCATCACCAGCCGGATCACGGACGATCGCTGGCATCTGAGCGTGACCAACTATGGGGTTGAAATTCCCAGCGGCGAATTACCGAAAATCTTCGAGCGCTTCTACCGTATTCCCAGCCATGATCCCTGGAAGCAGGGGGGGACTGGCCTCGGGTTGGCCTTGGTCAAAAAGCTAGTGGAATATCTAGGAGGCACCATCCAGGTTGCGTCGGGCGGCAATCAGACCAGTTTCCACCTGAGCCTCCCCCGATCGCCGATCGCCCCGCCGTCCCTGTCTTCCCCAGATGCCAAGAATTAA
- a CDS encoding DnaJ C-terminal domain-containing protein, which yields MAVTDYKDYYAVLGISKGASADDIKKAYRRLARKYHPDMNPGNRQAEARFKEVNEAYEVLSDPEKRRKYDQFGQYWQQVGQGGWSPNGANVDFGGFDFSQYGSFDDFINELLGRFATGPQATGTGRRRTYSYQSGGPGSTGFGGFNDFGNFTDNTIPLDQETSVRLSFADAFRGTTLRLEGGEVNIPAGVKPGSRIRVRGQGRTHPYTHQRGDLYLKVEVQPHEFFQFEGDNLVCEVPITPDEAALGTQIEVPTPDGRVTVQVPAGVRSGQSLRLRGKGWKVKGGRTDLMVRLTIVVPKTLSAIERECYEKLRDHRHSNPRAHLQHVSL from the coding sequence ATGGCTGTGACTGACTATAAGGATTATTATGCTGTGCTCGGCATCAGCAAGGGGGCGAGTGCTGACGATATTAAGAAAGCCTATCGGCGGTTGGCCCGCAAGTACCACCCGGATATGAATCCTGGTAACCGTCAGGCGGAGGCTCGCTTCAAGGAGGTGAATGAAGCCTACGAGGTGCTCTCGGATCCGGAGAAGCGGCGCAAGTATGACCAGTTTGGCCAGTATTGGCAGCAGGTGGGACAGGGCGGCTGGTCACCCAATGGGGCCAATGTGGATTTTGGCGGGTTTGATTTTAGCCAGTATGGCAGCTTTGATGACTTCATTAACGAGTTACTCGGACGCTTTGCCACGGGTCCCCAAGCGACGGGGACGGGCAGGCGGCGTACCTATTCCTATCAAAGTGGTGGGCCTGGTAGTACGGGCTTTGGCGGGTTTAATGACTTTGGCAACTTTACCGATAACACCATCCCCCTGGATCAGGAGACGAGCGTACGTCTGTCCTTTGCCGATGCCTTCCGCGGCACCACGTTGCGGCTAGAGGGCGGTGAGGTGAATATCCCCGCTGGCGTCAAGCCCGGTAGCCGTATCCGCGTCCGGGGCCAGGGCCGCACCCATCCCTACACCCACCAACGGGGGGATCTCTATCTGAAGGTGGAAGTCCAACCCCATGAATTCTTCCAATTCGAGGGGGATAACCTGGTGTGCGAGGTGCCCATTACCCCCGATGAGGCAGCCCTAGGTACCCAGATCGAGGTGCCGACGCCCGATGGCCGGGTGACGGTTCAGGTGCCGGCGGGGGTGCGATCGGGTCAATCCCTGCGGTTACGGGGTAAGGGCTGGAAGGTCAAGGGCGGACGTACGGATTTGATGGTGCGGCTAACGATCGTGGTGCCCAAGACCTTGAGTGCGATCGAGCGGGAGTGCTACGAAAAGCTGCGCGATCACCGTCATAGCAACCCGCGTGCCCACCTGCAACACGTGAGCCTGTAG